In Bubalus bubalis isolate 160015118507 breed Murrah chromosome 20, NDDB_SH_1, whole genome shotgun sequence, the sequence TCACACACATAAAACATGGCTTCCCTTCAAAACAAAAACATCCCCGGGGCCGGCACGCGCCGGCGCTCACCTGAGGACCACATGGTGACCGAGAACTCGCCCTCCAGGGTCTTGATCTGCACCTGCTTCTGCTCCCACTTCTTGTTGCCCGCGTCCGCGCCGCccgccgccccggccccgccgccgAGGTAGCCCTTCTTGCCGCTCTTCTTGCCGCCGCCCTTCTTGACGCGGCCGCCGCCCGACGACGacgagccgccgccgccgccgccgctcttGCCGGCCGCCGCCACGGTGACCAGCGTCTGCTCGATGTAGTCGTCGTCGCCGCCGGCCGGCGCGGGCACCGGGATGAGGATCTGGTCCTCGAAGCCGTCCTCGGCGCGCAGCCCGTCCGAGTCGTCGCCGCCCACCACCTCCTCGCGCGTCTGCACCAGGATCACCTCCTGGTGGTGGTGCACCTGGGTCGGGTCGTCGGTGACGAGCGGCTGCAGCGCGATCATgggcgggtggtggtggtgatggtggtggtggtggtggtggtggcccGCGTGCCCGTGGCCGCCCCCGCCGCCGtggtcgccgccgccgccgtcctcgtcgtcgtcgtcgtcctcctcctcctcgcccaCCACCGTCGTCTCGATGGTCTCCACGGGGATGGTCTCCACCTCGATCTCGTGCAGCTCCACGATCTCGGCCGGCATCTCCGAGCCGTCCGTGGCGATGTAGAGGGTGTCGCCCGAGGCCATGACTGAGGGCTCGGCCGCCACAGCCGCGGCGGCCTCAGCTCCGGGGCTGCGAGGAGGCGGCCGGCCGTGGGGAAGGAAGGCTAAGGGAGGaaggcggcgggcgggcgggcgggggggAGAGGGGGCGGGCGGCGGGGGGAAGGggcgggcgcggcggcggcggcggcgggcttCCCCGCCTCTTCGCCTCGGTGCGCCCCGCGCTCGCTCGGCCGCTGCTCGCCCCGGCGCCCCGCCGCGCCGCGCCTCGGCCTCCCGCTCTGGCCGCGCCTCCTCCCGCCCTCCGGGGCCGGCGCTCTCCgcttcccccttttcctcctgcgcCTCCGCCTCCTTCCACACAAATACCAACTCCTCACCCCGAGCCCAGatctcgccgccgccgccgccgccacacTCCGCTCAGGCTCGGCCTCGCGAGACTTCCGTGCTGCCTCGGCCC encodes:
- the YY1 gene encoding transcriptional repressor protein YY1, which gives rise to MASGDTLYIATDGSEMPAEIVELHEIEVETIPVETIETTVVGEEEEDDDDDEDGGGGDHGGGGGHGHAGHHHHHHHHHHHHPPMIALQPLVTDDPTQVHHHQEVILVQTREEVVGGDDSDGLRAEDGFEDQILIPVPAPAGGDDDYIEQTLVTVAAAGKSGGGGGGSSSSGGGRVKKGGGKKSGKKGYLGGGAGAAGGADAGNKKWEQKQVQIKTLEGEFSVTMWSSDEKKDIDHETVVEEQIIGENSPPDYSEYMTGKKLPPGGIPGIDLSDPKQLAEFARMKPRKIKEDDAPRTIACPHKGCTKMFRDNSAMRKHLHTHGPRVHVCAECGKAFVESSKLKRHQLVHTGEKPFQCTFEGCGKRFSLDFNLRTHVRIHTGDRPYVCPFDGCNKKFAQSTNLKSHILTHAKAKNNQ